A single window of Helicobacter pylori NCTC 11637 = CCUG 17874 = ATCC 43504 = JCM 12093 DNA harbors:
- a CDS encoding 5'-nucleotidase, lipoprotein e(P4) family — MIKKTFASVLLGLSLVSVLNAKECVSPITRSVKYHQQSAEIRALQLQSYKMAKMALDNNLKLVKDKKPAVILDLDETVLNTFDYAGYLIKNCIKYTPETWDKFEKEGSLTLVPGVLDFLEYANSKGVKIFYISNRTQKNKAFTLKTLKSFKLPQVSEESVLLKEKGKPKAVRRELVAKDYAIVLQVGDTLHDFDALFAKDAKNSQEQRAKVLQNAQKFGTEWIILPNSLYGTWEDEPIKAWQNKK; from the coding sequence ATGATAAAAAAGACCTTTGCATCAGTTTTATTAGGATTGAGTTTGGTGAGTGTTTTAAATGCCAAAGAATGCGTCTCGCCCATAACAAGAAGCGTTAAGTATCATCAGCAAAGCGCTGAGATCAGAGCCTTGCAATTGCAAAGTTACAAAATGGCGAAAATGGCGCTAGACAATAATCTCAAGCTCGTTAAAGACAAAAAGCCAGCCGTCATCTTGGATTTAGATGAAACCGTTTTGAACACTTTTGATTATGCGGGCTATTTGATCAAAAATTGCATCAAATACACCCCAGAAACTTGGGATAAATTTGAAAAAGAAGGCTCTCTCACGCTCGTTCCTGGAGTGCTAGACTTTTTAGAATACGCTAATTCTAAGGGCGTTAAGATTTTTTACATTTCTAACCGCACGCAAAAAAATAAGGCATTCACCTTAAAAACGCTCAAAAGTTTTAAACTCCCCCAAGTGAGTGAAGAATCCGTTTTATTAAAAGAAAAAGGCAAGCCTAAAGCCGTTAGGCGAGAATTAGTCGCTAAGGATTATGCGATTGTTTTACAAGTGGGCGACACTTTGCATGATTTTGATGCACTTTTTGCTAAAGACGCTAAAAACAGCCAAGAACAACGAGCTAAAGTCTTGCAAAACGCTCAAAAATTCGGCACAGAGTGGATCATTTTACCTAATTCTCTCTATGGCACATGGGAAGATGAGCCTATAAAAGCATGGCAGAATAAAAAATAA
- a CDS encoding YceI family protein yields the protein MKKALMFTLLGVSLAFAKPYTIDKANSSVWFEVKHFKFNETRGVFDSFDGKIDADPNTKALNVFEGKIDIKSINTRNKKRDDHLKTAEFFDAMKYPKGSFKMTKYEDGKIHGDLTLHGVTKPVVLEAKIQAPLQNPMNKKEFMVLQAEGKINRKDFGIGKTFNDAVVGDEVKIELKLEAYAQ from the coding sequence ATGAAAAAAGCGTTAATGTTCACCCTTTTGGGCGTTAGTCTGGCGTTTGCAAAACCTTATACGATTGATAAGGCAAACTCTAGCGTGTGGTTTGAGGTCAAACACTTCAAATTCAATGAAACAAGAGGCGTGTTTGATAGTTTTGATGGCAAAATTGATGCCGATCCTAATACCAAAGCTCTCAATGTTTTTGAAGGCAAAATTGATATTAAAAGCATTAACACTAGGAACAAAAAAAGAGACGACCACCTAAAAACAGCAGAGTTTTTTGATGCCATGAAATACCCCAAAGGGAGCTTTAAAATGACCAAATACGAAGATGGTAAAATCCATGGGGATTTGACTCTTCATGGCGTAACCAAGCCTGTCGTATTGGAAGCCAAAATCCAAGCCCCCTTACAAAACCCCATGAATAAAAAAGAATTCATGGTGCTACAAGCTGAAGGCAAAATCAACCGCAAGGATTTTGGTATCGGTAAAACATTTAACGATGCTGTCGTCGGGGATGAGGTAAAGATTGAGCTCAAACTAGAAGCTTACGCTCAATAA
- the pnuC gene encoding nicotinamide riboside transporter PnuC, translated as MLITTQLSKRFYATLILSCVFLTITNILVKGSFINLLAGLSGVLYAFFAGERQTICFIFGLVYNLSYAYVAYQWKLNADVILCLFLYMPVTIYGLFAWKKTEQHEGVIKAQKLPKNWRFILILGIGVLTYVSALFFKEIKTNFLWAESFNFVIFIIAFILQVLRYVENYALVTLGNIVSIIVWFCIFQISTESLVQLFTTILYLFIGLYYFNRWNKSCEQ; from the coding sequence ATGTTAATAACCACCCAACTATCTAAACGATTTTACGCCACGCTCATTCTTTCTTGCGTGTTTTTAACCATCACTAATATCCTTGTCAAAGGCTCGTTTATCAATCTTTTAGCGGGGCTTAGTGGGGTTTTGTATGCGTTTTTTGCCGGAGAAAGGCAAACAATTTGCTTTATATTTGGTCTTGTTTATAATTTGAGTTACGCTTATGTCGCTTATCAGTGGAAATTAAACGCTGATGTGATTTTATGCCTTTTTTTGTATATGCCAGTAACGATTTATGGGCTGTTCGCATGGAAAAAGACAGAGCAGCATGAAGGCGTTATCAAGGCTCAAAAACTTCCCAAAAATTGGCGTTTTATACTCATTTTAGGCATAGGGGTTTTAACTTATGTGAGCGCTTTGTTTTTTAAAGAGATTAAAACGAATTTTTTATGGGCAGAGAGTTTTAATTTCGTCATCTTTATTATTGCTTTTATTTTACAGGTTTTGCGCTATGTGGAGAATTATGCGCTAGTAACTTTAGGGAATATCGTGTCCATTATCGTGTGGTTTTGTATTTTCCAAATTTCTACAGAGAGTTTGGTGCAACTCTTCACAACGATCCTATACCTTTTTATTGGCTTGTATTATTTTAACCGCTGGAATAAGTCATGCGAGCAGTGA
- the tenA gene encoding thiaminase II, translated as MQVSQYLYQNAQSIWGDCISHPFVQGIGRGTLERDKFRFYIIQDYLFLLEYAKVFALGVVKACDEAVMREFSNAIQDILNNEMSIHNHYIRELQIPPKELQNARPTLANKSYTSYMLAEGFKGSIKEVTAAVLSCGWSYLVIAQNLSQIPNALEHAFYGHWIKGYSSKEFQACVNWNINLLDSLTLASSKQEIEKLKEIFIATSEYEYQFWDMAYQS; from the coding sequence ATGCAAGTTTCACAATATCTGTATCAAAACGCGCAATCTATTTGGGGGGATTGTATTTCCCATCCGTTCGTTCAAGGCATAGGGCGTGGGACTTTAGAAAGAGATAAATTCCGTTTTTATATCATTCAGGATTATTTGTTTCTTTTAGAATACGCTAAGGTGTTTGCTTTGGGCGTAGTTAAGGCTTGTGATGAAGCGGTGATGAGGGAGTTTTCTAACGCTATACAGGATATTTTGAATAACGAGATGAGTATCCATAACCATTACATTAGAGAACTTCAAATCCCTCCAAAAGAATTGCAAAACGCACGCCCCACTCTAGCGAATAAATCCTATACAAGCTACATGCTCGCTGAAGGGTTTAAGGGCTCTATTAAAGAAGTTACGGCGGCTGTTCTATCCTGTGGTTGGAGCTATTTAGTGATCGCGCAAAATTTAAGCCAAATCCCCAACGCTTTAGAACATGCCTTTTATGGGCATTGGATTAAGGGCTATAGTTCCAAAGAATTTCAAGCGTGCGTAAATTGGAATATTAATTTGCTTGATTCCCTCACCCTCGCTTCTTCAAAACAAGAAATTGAAAAACTAAAGGAGATTTTTATCGCTACAAGCGAATACGAATACCAATTTTGGGATATGGCGTATCAAAGTTAA
- a CDS encoding thiamine diphosphokinase, with translation MRAVILANGEFPKSQKCLDILKNAPFLIACDGAVQSLHTLQFKPSVVIGDLDSIDSHLKALYNPIYVSEQNSNDLSKAFFYALNKGCDDFIFLGLNGKREDHALANTFLLLEYFKFCKKIQAVSDYGLFRVLETPFTLPSFKGEQISLFSLDLNAQFTSKNLKYPLKNLRLKTLFSGSLNEATDSFFSLSSESKSVVLVYQKFL, from the coding sequence ATGCGAGCAGTGATTTTAGCGAATGGGGAGTTTCCTAAATCTCAAAAATGCTTAGACATTTTAAAAAACGCTCCCTTTTTAATCGCATGCGATGGGGCTGTCCAGTCCTTGCATACGCTTCAATTCAAACCCAGCGTTGTTATAGGCGATCTAGATAGCATTGATTCGCATTTGAAAGCCTTGTATAACCCTATATATGTGAGCGAACAAAACAGCAACGATTTGTCCAAAGCCTTTTTTTATGCTTTGAATAAAGGCTGTGATGATTTTATTTTTTTAGGGTTGAATGGCAAGCGAGAAGACCACGCTTTAGCGAACACTTTTTTATTGTTGGAGTATTTTAAATTTTGCAAAAAAATCCAAGCCGTAAGCGATTATGGTCTTTTTAGGGTGCTAGAAACCCCTTTTACTTTGCCCAGTTTTAAAGGGGAACAAATCTCGCTTTTTAGCTTGGATCTTAACGCCCAATTCACTTCCAAAAACCTCAAATACCCCTTAAAAAACTTGCGTTTAAAAACGCTCTTTTCTGGCTCGCTCAATGAAGCCACAGATAGTTTTTTTAGCCTTAGCTCTGAATCTAAATCGGTGGTGCTAGTGTATCAAAAATTCCTATGA